From one Conyzicola nivalis genomic stretch:
- a CDS encoding circularly permuted type 2 ATP-grasp protein, translating to MGDLFDDYGATTTRRTGAVAFDEMFSTPGQARPPYKALHAALAQMTQDELRGRTDALASSYLAQGVTFDFAGEERPFPLDAVPRVIEQAEWLEVESGIKQRVRALEAFLADIYGKQEAIKDGVIPAKLVTSSSHFHREAAGIEPANGVRIQVSGIDLIRDEQGGWRVLEDNVRVPSGVSYVISNRRVMAQTLPELFVSMRVRPVGEYPHKLLQALRASAPEGVDEPNVVVLTPGVYNSAYFEHTLLARLMGVELVEGRDLFCSGGRVWMRTTAGPTRVDVIYRRVDDEFLDPLQFRADSMLGSPGLLLAARLGNVTIANAVGNGVADDKLVYTYLPDLTRYYLGEEPILKNVDTWRLEDPGALEEVLDRLDELVVKPVDGSGGKGLVVGPAASKTELEKLRASLIEDPRGWIAQPVVQLSTIPTLVDDGMRPRHADLRPFAVNDGNDVWVLPGGLTRVALPEGELVVNSSQGGGSKDTWVVGLDPLQVSRHSIQGLVADQATGTHAVPGVAAEHVQDHSPLDGPKGNEQQEQQQQQHSVPEPARWSLENRASDFATPAPREPATEGSRTRSGASTGSATEETGGAPC from the coding sequence ATGGGCGACCTGTTTGATGACTACGGCGCCACCACCACGCGCAGGACCGGCGCGGTTGCGTTCGACGAAATGTTCTCCACGCCGGGGCAGGCGAGGCCGCCGTACAAGGCACTGCACGCCGCGCTCGCGCAGATGACCCAGGACGAACTGCGCGGCAGGACCGATGCCCTCGCCAGTTCTTACCTGGCGCAGGGGGTGACCTTCGACTTCGCCGGGGAGGAGAGACCCTTCCCGCTCGATGCCGTGCCGCGCGTGATCGAGCAGGCCGAGTGGCTCGAGGTCGAGAGCGGCATCAAGCAGCGCGTGCGCGCGCTCGAGGCGTTCCTCGCCGACATCTACGGCAAGCAGGAGGCGATCAAAGACGGTGTGATCCCCGCCAAGCTCGTCACCAGCTCGAGCCACTTCCACCGCGAGGCCGCCGGCATCGAGCCGGCCAACGGCGTACGCATCCAGGTCAGCGGCATCGACCTGATCCGTGACGAACAGGGCGGATGGCGCGTGCTGGAGGACAACGTGCGGGTGCCGTCCGGCGTCAGCTACGTCATCTCAAATCGTCGCGTCATGGCGCAGACCCTTCCCGAGCTCTTCGTCTCGATGCGGGTGCGCCCGGTCGGCGAATACCCGCACAAGCTGCTGCAGGCGCTGCGGGCCAGCGCGCCCGAGGGTGTCGACGAACCCAACGTGGTGGTGCTGACCCCCGGCGTCTACAACTCCGCCTACTTCGAACACACGCTGCTCGCCCGGCTCATGGGCGTCGAGCTCGTCGAGGGGCGCGACCTGTTCTGCTCGGGCGGCCGGGTGTGGATGCGCACGACGGCCGGGCCCACGCGCGTCGACGTCATCTACCGCCGCGTCGACGACGAGTTCCTCGACCCGCTGCAGTTCCGGGCCGACTCGATGCTCGGCAGCCCCGGGCTCCTGCTCGCCGCGCGCCTCGGCAACGTGACGATCGCCAACGCGGTCGGCAATGGCGTCGCCGACGACAAGCTCGTGTACACCTACCTGCCCGACCTCACCCGTTACTACCTGGGCGAGGAGCCGATTCTCAAGAACGTCGACACCTGGCGCCTCGAAGACCCGGGAGCGCTCGAAGAGGTGCTCGACCGGCTCGACGAGCTCGTCGTGAAACCCGTCGACGGATCGGGCGGCAAGGGACTGGTCGTCGGGCCCGCGGCATCCAAAACCGAACTCGAGAAACTGCGCGCGAGCCTGATCGAAGACCCGCGGGGCTGGATCGCTCAGCCCGTCGTGCAACTCTCGACGATCCCCACCCTCGTCGACGACGGCATGCGCCCGCGGCACGCCGACCTGCGTCCGTTCGCCGTGAACGACGGCAACGACGTCTGGGTTCTGCCGGGCGGCCTCACCCGCGTGGCGCTGCCCGAGGGCGAGCTCGTGGTGAACAGCTCGCAGGGCGGCGGCTCGAAGGACACCTGGGTGGTCGGACTCGACCCGCTGCAGGTCTCGCGCCACAGCATCCAGGGGCTCGTCGCCGATCAGGCCACCGGGACACACGCCGTCCCGGGCGTCGCCGCCGAGCATGTGCAAGACCACTCGCCGCTCGACGGTCCGAAGGGCAACGAGCAGCAGGAACAACAACAGCAACAACATTCGGTCCCTGAGCCTGCGCGGTGGAGCTTGGAAAATCGCGCCAGCGATTTCGCGACCCCAGCGCCGAGGGAGCCAGCGACCGAGGGTTCGAGAACACGTTCGGGCGCTTCGACAGGCTCAGCGACCGAAGAGACCGGAGGTGCCCCATGCTGA
- a CDS encoding cobalamin-independent methionine synthase II family protein — protein sequence MLNSSDRIQTTHAGSLPRTPELIAANEAREFEDDGFTFRRTPEFEELEAAAVADLVARQKAIGITVPGDGEYGKAMSSAVDYGAWWSYSFQRVSGLSLEGSNIFTAPPVRSTPGNVQLTSFTDRRDRNLFPEAYNDPTGGVESGSIATPFPSTTGQLKYVGQEAIANDIANLKNGLEASGLSEGFITALSPGSGSRVINEYYATEEEHIWAWADALREEYTAIIEAGLILQIDDPSIAENWDQINPEPSIEDYRAFTRIRVEALNYALRDLPEDQIRFHLCWGSWHGPHTTDIELKNIVDLMLEINAGAYSFEAANARHEHEWRVWEDVKLPEGKLILPGIVGHATNVVEHPELVAERIGRFAGLVGRENVLASTDCGLGGRIHPQIAVAKLETLARGAELATARLWK from the coding sequence ATGCTCAACAGCTCCGATCGCATCCAGACCACCCACGCCGGCAGCCTGCCGCGCACACCCGAGCTCATCGCGGCGAACGAGGCCCGCGAGTTTGAGGACGACGGCTTCACCTTCCGGCGCACGCCGGAGTTCGAAGAGCTCGAGGCCGCGGCCGTCGCCGACCTCGTGGCGCGGCAGAAGGCGATCGGTATCACCGTTCCCGGAGACGGCGAATACGGCAAGGCGATGTCGAGCGCCGTCGACTACGGGGCCTGGTGGTCGTACTCGTTCCAGCGCGTGTCGGGGCTGTCGCTCGAGGGCTCGAACATCTTCACCGCCCCGCCCGTGCGGTCGACGCCGGGCAACGTGCAGCTGACCTCGTTCACCGACCGCCGCGACCGCAACCTGTTCCCCGAGGCGTACAACGACCCGACGGGCGGAGTCGAGTCCGGCTCGATCGCGACGCCCTTCCCCTCCACCACCGGTCAGCTGAAGTACGTGGGCCAGGAGGCGATCGCGAACGACATCGCCAACCTCAAGAACGGGCTCGAGGCATCCGGTCTCTCCGAAGGCTTTATCACCGCACTGTCACCCGGAAGCGGATCGCGCGTGATCAACGAGTACTACGCGACCGAGGAGGAACACATCTGGGCGTGGGCCGACGCCCTGCGCGAGGAGTACACGGCCATCATCGAGGCCGGCCTCATCCTGCAGATCGACGACCCCTCGATCGCCGAGAACTGGGACCAGATCAACCCCGAACCGAGCATCGAGGACTACCGCGCGTTCACCCGCATCCGGGTCGAGGCGCTCAACTACGCGCTGCGCGACCTGCCGGAAGACCAGATCAGGTTCCACCTGTGTTGGGGCAGCTGGCACGGGCCGCACACCACCGACATCGAACTGAAGAACATCGTCGACCTTATGCTCGAGATCAACGCCGGCGCCTACTCGTTCGAGGCGGCGAACGCGCGGCACGAGCACGAGTGGCGGGTCTGGGAAGACGTGAAGCTGCCCGAGGGCAAGCTGATCCTGCCCGGCATCGTGGGGCACGCGACCAACGTCGTCGAGCACCCCGAACTCGTCGCCGAGCGCATCGGACGCTTCGCCGGGCTGGTCGGCCGCGAGAACGTGCTCGCGTCGACCGACTGCGGGCTGGGCGGACGCATCCACCCCCAGATCGCCGTGGCGAAGCTCGAAACGCTGGCCCGCGGCGCCGAGCTGGCGACCGCGCGGCTCTGGAAGTAG
- a CDS encoding substrate-binding domain-containing protein encodes RLAVDAHEGTALEVVVVEALSVLAGRAAGIEIAERAPHDRPDAIFAANDLVAMGVLQALMMQGGDVRVPDDVSLIGYDDIDFASAAVVPLSSIRQPSALIGQTAVEILLEEAADATTPPRQVVFEPELVVRDSSRGLA; translated from the coding sequence CGCCTGGCCGTCGACGCGCACGAGGGCACGGCGCTCGAGGTCGTCGTCGTCGAGGCGCTCAGCGTGCTCGCCGGCAGGGCGGCCGGCATCGAGATCGCCGAGCGCGCGCCGCATGACAGGCCCGACGCGATCTTCGCCGCGAACGACCTCGTGGCGATGGGTGTGCTGCAGGCGCTCATGATGCAGGGTGGCGACGTGCGGGTTCCCGACGACGTCTCGCTCATCGGCTACGACGACATCGACTTCGCGAGCGCGGCCGTCGTCCCGCTCTCGTCGATCAGGCAGCCGAGCGCGCTCATCGGTCAGACCGCCGTGGAGATCCTGCTCGAGGAGGCGGCCGATGCAACGACACCCCCGCGGCAGGTCGTCTTCGAGCCCGAGCTCGTCGTGCGCGACAGCTCGCGCGGCCTGGCCTGA
- a CDS encoding LacI family DNA-binding transcriptional regulator, which yields MAAASVRDVALKAGVSVGTVSNVLNRPAKVTAETVARVHAAIDELGFIRNDAARQLRAGHSKTVGLVVLDVRNPFFTDVARGAEDKAADAGLTVILGNSDENTDRESAYLDLFEEQRVHGVLISPFGDITGRLERLRQRGIPAVLVDRSSGDASFSSVSVDDLAGGRLAVEHLIAQGRKRIAFIGGPMQIRQVQDRLAGARLAVDAHEGTALEVVVVEALSVLAGRAAGIEIAERAPHDRPD from the coding sequence ATGGCAGCAGCAAGCGTGCGCGACGTGGCCTTGAAGGCAGGCGTCTCGGTCGGCACGGTCTCCAACGTGCTCAACCGGCCCGCGAAGGTGACCGCCGAGACCGTGGCCCGCGTGCACGCGGCGATCGACGAGCTCGGGTTCATCCGGAACGACGCCGCCCGCCAACTGCGCGCCGGGCACTCCAAGACCGTCGGACTCGTCGTTCTCGACGTGCGCAACCCGTTCTTCACCGACGTCGCCCGCGGCGCCGAGGACAAGGCCGCCGACGCGGGGCTCACCGTCATCCTCGGCAACAGTGACGAGAACACCGACCGCGAGTCGGCGTACCTCGACCTGTTCGAGGAACAGCGGGTGCACGGCGTTCTCATCTCGCCCTTCGGCGACATCACCGGCCGGCTCGAGCGGCTGCGCCAGCGCGGCATACCGGCGGTGCTCGTCGACCGCTCGAGCGGCGACGCGTCGTTCAGCTCGGTGTCGGTCGACGACCTCGCGGGCGGCAGGCTCGCCGTCGAGCACCTCATCGCGCAGGGGCGCAAGCGCATCGCGTTCATCGGAGGCCCGATGCAGATCCGGCAGGTCCAGGACCGCCTGGCCGGCGCGCGCCTGGCCGTCGACGCGCACGAGGGCACGGCGCTCGAGGTCGTCGTCGTCGAGGCGCTCAGCGTGCTCGCCGGCAGGGCGGCCGGCATCGAGATCGCCGAGCGCGCGCCGCATGACAGGCCCGACG
- a CDS encoding sugar ABC transporter ATP-binding protein, which produces MTNTATTPDAPALELRTISKAFGAVVALSNASLTLRSGSIHALVGENGAGKSTIVKIIAGLYQRDTGDFDLDGESVNFTSTAQSKAAGIAVIYQEPTLFPDLSVTENIFMGRQPTLSLGRIDRKLMRQQALGLFARLGVRIDPDRPTQGLSIADQQIIEIAKAISLDARVLVMDEPTAALSGVEVDRLFAVARSLRDEGRALLFISHRFDEVFDLCDTVTVMRDGEYIDTSAIADTTVEQIVRRMVGRDVTTLFPKEEAVIGAEVLSVTGLTEAGIFHDVSFGVRSGEIVALAGLVGAGRSEIARAVFGVDPYSAGTVHIGGAHVPKRDPAAAMRLGLALVPEDRRKQGLVLESSVARNTTMAIRRNLARFGLLFSPAENRAAREWASRLEVKAATLDTEVGTLSGGNQQKVVLAKWLATTPKVLIVDEPTRGIDVGTKAEVHRLLSRLAGQGMAILMISSELPEVLGMADRVLVVREGRITAEIDRADATAESVMFAATHEGVVA; this is translated from the coding sequence ATGACGAACACAGCAACCACCCCGGACGCGCCCGCGCTCGAGCTGCGCACCATCTCGAAGGCCTTCGGCGCCGTCGTAGCCCTGTCCAACGCGAGCCTCACTCTGCGTTCCGGCTCCATCCACGCGCTCGTCGGCGAGAACGGCGCGGGCAAGTCGACGATCGTCAAGATCATCGCCGGCCTGTACCAGCGCGACACCGGCGATTTCGACCTCGACGGCGAGAGCGTGAACTTCACCTCGACCGCCCAGTCGAAGGCCGCCGGCATCGCCGTGATCTACCAGGAGCCCACGCTCTTCCCCGACCTCTCGGTCACCGAGAACATCTTCATGGGCCGCCAGCCCACGCTGAGCCTCGGCCGCATCGACCGCAAGCTCATGCGCCAGCAGGCCCTCGGCCTCTTCGCCCGCCTGGGCGTGCGCATCGACCCCGACCGCCCCACGCAGGGCCTGTCGATCGCCGACCAGCAGATCATCGAGATCGCGAAGGCGATCTCCCTCGACGCGCGGGTGCTGGTGATGGATGAACCGACAGCGGCCCTCAGCGGCGTGGAGGTCGACCGGCTCTTCGCCGTGGCGCGCAGCCTGCGCGACGAGGGCCGCGCGCTGCTCTTCATCTCCCACCGCTTCGACGAGGTGTTCGACCTGTGCGACACGGTCACCGTCATGCGAGACGGCGAGTACATCGACACGAGCGCGATCGCCGACACCACCGTCGAGCAGATCGTGCGCCGCATGGTCGGCCGCGATGTCACGACGCTCTTCCCGAAGGAGGAGGCGGTGATCGGCGCCGAGGTCCTGAGCGTCACGGGCCTGACGGAGGCCGGGATCTTCCATGACGTGTCGTTCGGCGTGCGGTCGGGCGAGATCGTCGCCTTGGCCGGCCTCGTCGGTGCGGGCCGCAGCGAGATCGCCCGCGCCGTGTTCGGCGTCGACCCGTACAGCGCGGGGACGGTGCACATCGGTGGCGCCCACGTGCCGAAGCGCGACCCCGCCGCGGCGATGCGCCTCGGCCTCGCACTCGTGCCGGAGGACCGCCGCAAGCAGGGACTCGTGCTCGAGTCATCCGTGGCCCGCAACACGACCATGGCGATCCGGCGCAACCTCGCCCGCTTCGGCCTGCTCTTCTCCCCCGCCGAGAACCGGGCCGCCCGCGAGTGGGCGAGCCGGCTCGAGGTGAAGGCCGCGACCCTCGACACCGAGGTCGGCACCCTCAGCGGCGGAAACCAACAGAAGGTCGTGCTGGCCAAGTGGCTCGCGACCACCCCGAAGGTGCTCATCGTCGACGAGCCGACGCGCGGCATCGACGTCGGAACGAAGGCCGAGGTGCACCGCCTGCTCTCCCGCCTCGCGGGGCAGGGCATGGCGATCCTGATGATCTCGTCGGAGCTGCCCGAGGTGCTCGGCATGGCCGACCGCGTGCTCGTGGTGCGCGAGGGGCGCATCACCGCCGAGATCGACCGGGCCGACGCCACCGCCGAGTCCGTCATGTTCGCCGCAACACACGAGGGGGTCGTCGCGTGA
- a CDS encoding ABC transporter permease encodes MTAETTGSRLASGLGGLLKARETGILIALALIVVVTTAKNPNFLFSSDGFRDLLLTPSILLLVAVGQAIVIITRNVDLSVGSVLGLTAYLTGRLFIDIPGIPIVAVFLAGLVFGGLLGLINGALVAFARVPALVITLGTLYAFRGINVLWTGSDRINASDMPKPFLALGTQSILFIPVLTIIAVVVLVAAGWFMRNQRAGRELYAIGSDPDAANLYGLNVTRRVLSAFVVSGALAGLAGVLYAARYGTVNSQAGSGFELEAVGAAVIGGVAIFGGSGTVWGAAIGAYLLFTINRALPILGVQDFWQRAVVGVLILGAIVLDRLLALRQSRKLVEARDIE; translated from the coding sequence CTGACCGCAGAAACCACGGGCTCGCGCCTCGCCTCGGGCCTCGGCGGCCTGCTCAAGGCGCGCGAGACCGGCATCCTGATCGCCCTCGCGCTCATCGTGGTCGTGACGACCGCGAAGAACCCGAATTTCCTGTTCTCCAGCGACGGCTTCCGCGACCTGCTGCTCACGCCGTCGATCCTGCTGCTGGTCGCGGTCGGCCAGGCGATCGTGATCATCACCCGCAACGTCGACCTCTCCGTCGGCTCGGTGCTGGGCCTCACCGCCTACCTGACCGGCCGGTTGTTCATCGACATCCCTGGCATCCCGATCGTCGCCGTCTTCCTCGCCGGCCTCGTCTTCGGCGGCCTGCTCGGCCTCATCAACGGTGCCCTGGTCGCGTTCGCCCGGGTGCCCGCGCTGGTGATCACGCTCGGCACGCTCTACGCCTTCCGCGGCATCAACGTGCTCTGGACCGGCAGCGACCGCATCAACGCGTCCGACATGCCCAAGCCGTTCCTGGCGCTCGGCACGCAGTCGATCCTGTTCATCCCGGTGCTCACGATCATCGCCGTGGTCGTGCTCGTCGCCGCAGGCTGGTTCATGCGCAACCAGCGCGCGGGCCGCGAGCTCTACGCGATCGGTTCAGATCCGGATGCGGCCAACCTGTACGGGCTGAACGTCACCCGGCGCGTGCTGTCGGCGTTCGTCGTGAGCGGCGCCCTCGCCGGGCTCGCGGGCGTGCTCTACGCGGCCCGCTACGGCACCGTGAACTCGCAGGCCGGCAGCGGCTTCGAACTCGAGGCGGTGGGCGCCGCGGTCATCGGCGGTGTCGCGATCTTCGGCGGCAGCGGAACGGTCTGGGGCGCGGCCATCGGCGCCTACCTGCTGTTCACCATCAACCGCGCACTGCCCATCCTCGGCGTGCAGGACTTCTGGCAGCGTGCCGTGGTCGGCGTGCTCATCCTCGGCGCGATCGTGCTCGACCGCCTGCTGGCCCTCCGACAATCGCGCAAGCTCGTGGAAGCGAGGGACATCGAATGA
- a CDS encoding ABC transporter permease, producing MTDLISGGTATPRVYKDYARPLWQRVLLTREGAVYAALILVIVVAALSVRNFGSPITMTYLLLDVTPILLIALPMTLVIITGEIDLSVASVVGLSSVVLGTLHQGGLPIEAAAFVAIVVGAIAGAFNGFLITVVGLPSLAVTIGTLALYRGLAVGLLGTTAVTDFTEFWTDLAKSKLGSTGVPTVMILFVLLLVVFAIVLHFTPFGRGVFAIGLSSEAARFSGVHVERTKFILFVLTGTISALAGIYYTLRFGSARGDNATGLELSVIAAVLLGGVSIFGGRGALHGVIAGVLLIGVLGSALRLANVTSDVINIITGVLLVASVVSTSVLNWVRAKRTRPGEPRKTR from the coding sequence ATGACCGACCTCATCTCGGGCGGCACGGCCACCCCGCGCGTCTACAAGGACTACGCCCGCCCGCTCTGGCAGCGCGTGCTGCTCACCCGCGAGGGTGCCGTCTACGCCGCCCTGATCCTGGTGATCGTCGTCGCCGCCCTCAGTGTGCGCAACTTCGGCAGCCCGATCACCATGACCTATCTGCTGCTCGACGTCACACCGATTCTGCTCATCGCCCTGCCGATGACGCTCGTGATCATCACCGGCGAGATCGACCTGTCGGTCGCGAGCGTCGTGGGCCTCTCGAGCGTCGTGCTCGGCACCCTGCACCAGGGCGGACTGCCGATCGAGGCGGCCGCGTTCGTCGCGATCGTCGTCGGCGCGATTGCCGGGGCGTTCAACGGGTTCCTCATCACGGTGGTCGGGCTCCCCTCGCTCGCCGTCACGATCGGCACGCTCGCGCTCTACCGGGGGCTCGCCGTCGGCCTGCTCGGCACCACCGCAGTCACCGACTTCACCGAGTTCTGGACCGACCTCGCGAAGTCGAAGCTCGGTTCGACCGGTGTTCCCACCGTGATGATCCTGTTCGTGCTGCTGCTTGTGGTGTTCGCCATCGTGCTGCACTTCACGCCGTTCGGCCGGGGCGTGTTCGCGATCGGGCTCAGCTCGGAGGCCGCCCGGTTCTCGGGCGTGCACGTGGAACGCACGAAGTTCATCCTGTTCGTGCTGACCGGGACGATCTCGGCACTCGCCGGCATCTACTACACGCTGCGGTTCGGCAGCGCGCGCGGCGACAACGCCACGGGCCTCGAACTGTCGGTGATCGCGGCGGTGCTGCTCGGCGGGGTGTCGATCTTCGGCGGGCGCGGCGCGCTGCACGGCGTTATCGCCGGCGTGCTGCTCATCGGCGTGCTCGGCAGCGCGCTGAGACTCGCCAACGTGACATCCGATGTCATCAACATCATCACCGGGGTGCTGCTCGTCGCCTCGGTGGTGTCCACAAGCGTCCTGAACTGGGTGCGCGCCAAGCGCACCAGGCCGGGCGAACCCAGGAAAACCAGATAG
- the rhaS gene encoding rhamnose ABC transporter substrate-binding protein — protein MLFQNKTGRAGAFAALAVTVALVATGCAATDDGGDGGSGGDSGNLAITFLPKNLGNAYFDTSDKGGEKAIGEFDGTYAEVGPAEASPDAQVSYINTLTQQGVGGIAISANDPKAICDALNEARDAGVKVVTFDSDTNPECRDIFINQATAEGIAKVQVDLIAEQIGDEGEIAILSATANATNQNEWIELMKTELEASHPNIELVDTVYGDDDDQTSFDKTAALLQTHPNLKGIVSPTTVGIAAAARYLQTSEFKGKVALTGLGTPNQMRDYVEDGTVTAFALWNPADLGYLAAYAAKALIEGEITGEEGDSFEAGELGDYEVGEDGVVLLGDPYTFNAENIAEFDF, from the coding sequence ATGTTGTTTCAGAACAAGACGGGCCGCGCGGGCGCCTTCGCCGCACTCGCGGTCACCGTCGCACTCGTCGCCACCGGTTGTGCCGCGACTGACGACGGCGGCGACGGCGGTTCGGGCGGAGACTCGGGCAACCTCGCCATCACGTTCCTGCCGAAGAACCTCGGCAACGCCTACTTCGACACGTCCGACAAGGGCGGCGAGAAGGCCATCGGAGAATTCGACGGAACCTACGCCGAGGTCGGACCCGCAGAGGCCAGCCCCGACGCACAGGTCAGCTACATCAACACGCTCACCCAGCAGGGCGTCGGCGGCATCGCGATCTCGGCCAACGACCCCAAGGCCATCTGCGACGCCCTGAACGAAGCGCGCGACGCGGGCGTCAAGGTCGTCACCTTCGACTCCGACACCAACCCCGAGTGCCGCGACATCTTCATCAACCAGGCCACCGCCGAGGGAATCGCCAAGGTGCAGGTCGACCTGATCGCCGAGCAGATCGGCGACGAGGGCGAGATCGCCATCCTGTCGGCGACGGCCAACGCCACGAACCAGAACGAGTGGATCGAGCTGATGAAGACCGAACTCGAGGCCAGCCACCCGAACATCGAACTCGTCGACACGGTCTACGGCGACGACGACGACCAGACGAGCTTCGACAAGACCGCGGCGCTGCTGCAGACCCACCCGAACCTCAAGGGCATCGTCTCGCCGACCACGGTCGGCATCGCGGCGGCCGCGCGTTACCTGCAGACCTCAGAGTTCAAGGGCAAGGTCGCGCTGACCGGTCTCGGCACCCCGAACCAGATGCGCGACTACGTCGAAGACGGCACGGTCACCGCGTTCGCGCTGTGGAACCCGGCCGACCTCGGCTACCTCGCGGCCTACGCGGCGAAGGCGCTCATCGAGGGCGAGATCACCGGCGAAGAGGGCGACTCGTTCGAGGCGGGCGAGCTCGGCGACTACGAGGTGGGTGAGGACGGCGTCGTGCTGCTCGGCGACCCGTACACCTTCAACGCAGAGAACATCGCGGAGTTCGACTTCTAA
- a CDS encoding L-rhamnose mutarotase translates to MQRVCFELRVKPDHIDAYRAAHAAVWPDMLRALKATGWNNYSIFMRPDGLLIGYFETENLQASLDGMAATEVNGRWQAAMADHFVGIDLPADQAFSYLTEVFNLDEQISAL, encoded by the coding sequence ATGCAACGCGTCTGCTTCGAACTCCGGGTCAAGCCCGACCACATCGACGCCTACCGGGCCGCGCACGCGGCGGTCTGGCCGGACATGCTGCGCGCCCTGAAGGCCACGGGCTGGAACAACTACTCCATCTTCATGCGTCCCGACGGACTGCTCATCGGCTACTTCGAGACCGAGAACCTGCAGGCCTCCCTCGACGGCATGGCCGCGACCGAGGTCAACGGCCGCTGGCAGGCGGCGATGGCCGACCACTTCGTCGGAATCGACCTGCCCGCCGACCAGGCCTTCTCCTACCTCACCGAGGTCTTTAACCTCGACGAGCAGATTTCGGCGCTCTAG
- the rhaI gene encoding L-rhamnose isomerase, with protein sequence MVQFSDISAALETQVIELPSWAFGNSGTRFKVFGTPGTPRTPQEKIADAAKVNEFTGLSPKVALHIPWDKVDDYSELRDYAADLGMQLGTVNSNTFQDDDYKFGSLTHVDPKIRQKAIDHHFECIEIMDATGSTDLKIWLADGTNYPGQGDIRGRQDRLADSLAKIYARVGDEQRLVLEYKFFEPAFYHTDVPDWGTSYAQVSALGERALVCLDTGHHAPGTNIEFIVAQLLRLGKLGSFDFNSRFYADDDLIVGAADPFQLFRIIYEVIRGGGYGPDSGVAFMLDQCHNVEDKIPGQIRSVLNVQEMTARALLVDGDALTAAQNAGDVLGANGILMDAFYTDVRGDLAEWRSGRGLPADPMVAYAASGNQEKIAAERVGGAQASWGA encoded by the coding sequence ATGGTGCAATTCAGCGACATCTCCGCCGCGCTCGAGACGCAGGTCATCGAGCTCCCGTCTTGGGCGTTCGGCAACTCCGGCACCCGTTTCAAGGTGTTCGGCACGCCGGGCACTCCGCGCACTCCGCAGGAGAAGATTGCGGATGCCGCGAAGGTGAACGAGTTCACCGGCCTGTCGCCCAAGGTGGCGCTGCACATCCCCTGGGACAAGGTCGACGACTACAGCGAGTTGCGCGACTACGCGGCCGACCTGGGCATGCAGCTCGGCACGGTCAACAGCAACACGTTCCAGGACGACGACTACAAGTTCGGCTCGCTGACCCACGTCGACCCGAAGATCCGCCAGAAGGCCATCGACCACCACTTCGAGTGCATCGAGATCATGGATGCGACCGGCTCGACAGACCTCAAGATCTGGCTCGCCGACGGGACGAACTATCCGGGCCAAGGCGACATCCGCGGTCGCCAGGACCGCCTCGCCGACTCGCTGGCCAAGATCTACGCCCGCGTCGGCGACGAGCAGCGTCTCGTGCTCGAGTACAAGTTCTTCGAGCCGGCTTTCTATCACACCGACGTTCCCGACTGGGGAACCAGCTACGCGCAGGTCTCGGCCCTCGGCGAGCGGGCGCTGGTCTGCCTCGACACCGGCCACCACGCGCCCGGCACCAACATCGAGTTCATCGTGGCGCAGCTGCTGCGCCTCGGGAAGCTCGGCTCGTTCGACTTCAACTCGCGCTTCTACGCCGACGACGACCTCATCGTGGGCGCGGCCGACCCGTTCCAGCTGTTCCGCATCATCTACGAGGTCATCCGCGGGGGCGGCTACGGCCCCGACTCGGGCGTCGCGTTCATGCTCGACCAGTGCCACAACGTCGAGGACAAGATCCCGGGCCAGATCCGCTCGGTGCTCAACGTGCAGGAGATGACGGCGCGCGCGCTGCTCGTCGACGGCGACGCCCTCACCGCGGCGCAGAACGCGGGCGACGTGCTCGGCGCCAACGGCATCCTCATGGACGCCTTCTACACCGACGTGCGCGGCGACCTCGCCGAGTGGCGTTCGGGACGCGGGCTGCCCGCCGACCCGATGGTCGCCTACGCGGCATCCGGGAACCAGGAAAAGATCGCCGCCGAGCGCGTCGGCGGCGCACAGGCAAGCTGGGGAGCATAA